The DNA window ttcaactccttgaatttactatataatataaattcaacttcttgaatttattctctcaacgggaacaaacaatccagtacttgtgtgaccctcaatggttcagggatacagctagccgtgggttcacaactccttgtgattcagaataacatttattcttattcgggcttaccctagttagccccattctattcatcaacaccttgatcaagaatgtcagaactcatttctgattgcacccatcggatcatggtaggagcgtctagtagcatcgccccatgatcccctaggtatcactgatagtgcctgcaagaaccagtcgattatgattaacgtacagtacggtcccttcatctcatatatcccgatcgaatctgcaaccattggttcatcgagggttgcatattaattcgataactatgtgataactataatagtggcatcgcgtgtactatttggagaactccttctccaatgtacatctcatactctggccagagattccatgcactattatttcattagatcacataggatatccacacccgtaggtgagcggtgaatccccgactacaatgcactggctcctatatgtgtcgcaactgtacccaacctcgccacctgatgactctcctggagccggtaaacgagtcaaagcacagccctagcatatagagcctcagtgttgtcccgggtcgtaaggactaatggtgtacaatcataaccacggacttatcctctcgatgagtgataaccacttggaaagtccgagggagggttgttcggtataatcatcatatgactacccatctgtatgtttggacatctctatgcccttaccaagaaacgcagtacacaacatcacagatgctagtctcgagctcaagcgacctttatccatgttttaggcggctgaatcgactaggaacgaatttagaatatgcagtgtttacaaatgagtttcaacatcgaattacgattcatttgtattaaagcataatcaaggactttatctatgctgcttgcatgggtatacagataaagtatcacgaaaccattaaaagttaaattatattaaaataaagattgtttattacacttgagtcaacaaattccctagccaaccgttggcttgcagggcatctactctaacaatctcccacttgccctagagccaactacccttaactttaatcccattgtttcgcgatgcttctgaaacaaaggtcctggcaagggctatgtaagtggatcagcaacattatctgcagaggggactctttcgactgatgtctcctcttcccacaatctcccgtatgatatggaacttcctcagtacatgtttggatcgctgatgagaccttggttcctttgcttgcgcaatggcaccagtgttgtcgcagtacgacgggactggatcaacttctTTAGGAAAAACGCCCAacacttggacaaaattcctcatccaaactgccactttggctgcatcagatgcaacaatgtattcagcttcagtggtggaatccgcaacggtgtcttgcttggaacatttccaagagacagccgcaccatatagcatgaatacaaaaccagaggtcgatttcgaatcatctacgtcacattggaagctagaatccaagtagccttccaatttcaattctccacccccatagaccatgaacaaattcttagtccttctcaagtacttaagaatatctttcacggccttccaatgcattggaccagggttcgcctgatatctgcttgcaacactcagagcgtaagcaacatcaggatgtgtcaatatcataccatacatgatactaccaatggctgacgcatatgaaatacgtgtcatcatctctatctctgcatcagttttgggacacacagctttagatagagtaacaccatgacacattggtaagtatcctctcttggactcttccatagagaatcgcttcaaaatggtatcgatataagtgaCTTGGGTGAGTCCCAACatccttttgatctatctctatagatttgtattcctaatacataggatgcttcacccatgtctttcatggagaatttactggctaaccatactttagtcgattacaataatcctacatcattcccaatgagcaggatatcatcaacataaagtactaggaatgtcactgcactcccactaactttcttgtacatgcatggttcctcaggattcttagcaaaaccaaactctttgatagtgctatcaaatctgaggttccaactccttgactcctgcttgagacaatgtattgatctctgaagtttgcataccttatgctcacttcatactgatgtgtatccctcaggttgagacatataaatttcctttttgatgtctccattgaggaatgcagtctttacatccatttgccaaatctcatagtcataccatgatgctatggctagtagtattctaatggacttaatcatagtaactggtgaaaaagtttcctcatagtcaactctttgtctttgagtatatccttttgcaaccagtcttgctttgaaggtcactaccttcccattcgccccaagctttcttttgtagatccatttgcaccccataggaacgattccctcaggttgatccaccaatgtccagacttggtttgaatacatagagtccatttctaactgcatggcttcaagccatttggttgaatcagtatcagatattgcttctttgaaattcattggatcacatccaacacaagactcatcatggtcttgttcatgaagaagcatatatctatcaggtggtctaataaccctatcagaccttctaggagcttgtacttcaactactggttattggggattaggttcaactactatagtttagggagtatcttgaatttcttcaagttctatcatcttgtcttttctatctaatagaaactccttTTCGAAAAAGAtgacatttcttgaaacaaatattttgcttcattgggatgatagaattaatatccaacagaattctttggatatcctacaaagtagcacaaagtggatctactatccaatttgtctcccactgtctgcttcacataagcaggacatccccatattctcatgtaagaatatttgagaGTTTTACCCATCTATATCtaatatggtgttttatccactgctttagtacatccattattcaacaacattgccgtagtttcaagcgcaaagccccaaaacgatgtaggcaattcagtgaatctcatcattgatcgaaccatgtccaacaaggttcgcttacaatgttcagaaacaccattcaattgtggtgttgctggtggagtccactgtaagagaatcacattctcttttagataacccaaaaattcagcacttaagtattctcgATTTCGATCATatcgaaatgccttaatacttctttctagctgattttctacttcagatctaaattctttgaacatttcaaatgcttcagatttgtgtttcataaacataaacatatccatACCTCGAAGGGTCATCGGTAAGGATAACGAAGCAGGATCGcccccatattttgtgctaacacttagcggccacaaacgtctgtgtggatcaaatccagtagaccatgcgcacgttccacgtttccatcgaatggagtctttGTCACTTTTCCTTTTTAGATAGGATTTACAAGTATGTGGAGAACTtttgtctgacaagtcaaacatttattctcccactagtttgtgcatccttctttgagaaatgtgagatagtctagcgtgccatatctGTGAgatatttggatcatctaactttcttttgttgttgaaatcatgtgtacttggacattcacttattattttcagaacatttctggcgcatataatttcttatgtccggacttcttgcagtgaaataaatatgttctgacttatcggaCTTTGTAGGCCCTTTAAGTGtccttcagagtttgcctcttattgagtatgtttttcttgtgaggggcggaacatttctttcccttaccttgtgggccatttttcgtctgacgagaggcccattagaaaaacaGTAATTGCTTGTTTTATGGTGATCCcataagttataagcgtattgactagctcttcaaagctatcatctatcttattcaaattgaagttcaccataaccccgtcaaatgaggaagagaaagacaacaaattgatgttatctagtaactcGTTTGAATCACATATTCTAGGCCCATCACATTCTTAATAAGCTCAATCATAcgtacaccacgctcatggaCCAAAGCCCTATCTTGCACacgtgtagtcatgagttctttgaaagtggtgtgcatcattGTACGAGTTttatgcaccatgcaactcttgcacatgcattcgaatgtcagcagcatttaacatttcctcaaactgtctctacagttcatttgacaaaaagcgagcatgttacactttagcttgcatactatggtcctaccatcttgcatgctttgtcagttcaacaagactgacattagtgtgtatgctattttctctgaattcagaacaattttcccaaccagtcatGAAAATTAGATttggttagcttgttaataacaaaattggataatgtgacgaaatcgaaaatatactgatacggaaacagaataatggttgctgattattttaaaataattttaagatataaaaaatggattttattttataaatctcactcccactattttgacatttccaccaccctctgatgaaaaagagaaatcgtatttccttagtgggcacgtagagtccaattagccaattataatcccgaataatatcagtcaattataatttctaaaaggtagaatccaattgcatccctatgcaacctccgcgtgttttgcctcacgtttaataaggacccaataatatgacgccgtttattttcacgtgtcaaaccaacccatcaatattgaattgtagtggacggtcgccatgagttcccccaataatatgagccgaagtcatgggagttccactcaattcacatcatatgtccggtggaagtcacagctttccggcgtacaggcctccccaataatatgagccagacactgtccgcgggtagcgatcaacatgcaaccacggttgatggaagacaaggaaaaattaaactcttttaatttttactttatcggtttgatataaattttgaatcttattcaaaatgagggattttattttcaaaaattgtctcatcgtttaaatttaaaatcgcgtgccacgagtttgtatgtttgccggattcatgcaattatattatataataatatacatacatgcatactactatatatcacatatatcataatatgacattcaacaataaataaggatgatcgatcgccaacactattagatccatgtgagccatacatggatccaggtccaacctaggtgaatgcagggatgcaaatgcaacttattacaaaagcttccaatattttacatgtcttcatcttgatcatcggacccaccatcttccagtcttgatctcccactatttctaattattacatttgaatagccatggcacataagggatacatctcatgggggtgagaacgggccataaaccaggcccactttaataatatcaaatattataaaattgaataaaaacagtaaaatatcctaacatacacctaacacattggtcaaggctctcgatcatccttcatgcatttaatatcaaatattaacatcaatttaattaaacaatttaattaattgataaatcatatatctaataattttatcactaaccaccacaattattaaagaatttaataaattaaataaactcttttatttaatttccaattaaatcaataataattgatttcttataaaacttatttttaccttaaataattaaaatcatattctaattatttattttacaagaaaattattaattttccaaaataaaaattgaatcaatttcaaaaatatcaattttccccataattttgaaaaatcagaaaattgcaccctcggcccaaacaattcaagcccatcaaTTTTgcacgcttcccgagacgatcccgggTCGTCGcccccgctgcccgaacgtttcgggcagtggcagCAACCTGTGCGCGCAGGCGCGCACAGGTGCGCGCAACGccgcgcgcagcgtgcggacgctccgcacgctgcgccgcgGTGTGCGCCGCGCGGAGCGGCGCACAGcgtgcggacgttccgcacgctgcgccgctCTGCGCGCGCACGCTGCCCGCGCGCGCAGCCCTGCGCGgggtctgcccggaacagttccgggcagatcgcggaaaaatatttttttttttttgtttttccgaaaaatttaatttttatggtgcatcaatatttctgaaaattttcttgtgtggttagaaacaaattattcaatataatttaaatcatacgatttagaaaacctggctctgataccactgttggatctcggttttctaagCGCccaaaacgcagcggaagtttaaaatttttattttattttgaaaaacaaaataattgtttggacgctcgtatggttttcataaattaaacatccatagggtgtaaagaattatacctttggtgaattaatcactggacaccaaccgatccggtataacagatctggctcttgatgaatccctacgaactttcttcaaaattgctcctatcaagtccacgactagatagtgtgttcctcttccaatttgcactagaaaatatggaagatattttgcgtaggatagaaaataattgagagacggcacaataatttttttttcaaaagttgGTGGCCGAATTCTATTTCAATTGGAGATGGGTCTCACGTGAATGGATGTTGTGGTGGCTAGGGTTTAGTGCTCAACATGtattatttatgattaaattaaaccctaattacataattaacattaatgggcttgatttaattaattggactagtctaactagtttaattaatttaatcaaagttcattaaaactttaattatttaatatgttggacttgtacccctacaagcccattaaacatattatccaccatatttaatttattaattaatcaactcaactttttgagcttaataaattaaatacattataaattcaacatttgaatttattatttaaattataaattcaactccttgaattttatcacctccaaaatttaatatttaataaacccaacatttgagtttaataaattaaattctcaaattttataaattcaactacttgaatttattctctcaaaatttatttatcataaattcaactccttgaatttactatataatataaattcaacttcttgaatttattctctcaaaatttatttatcataaattcaactccttgaatttactatataatataaattcaacttcttgaatttattctctcaacgggaacaaacaatccagtacttgtgtgaccctcaatggttcagggatacagctagccgtgggttcacaactccttgtgattcagaataacatttattcttattcgggcttaccctagttagccccattctattcatcaacaccttgatcaagaatgtcagaactcatttctgattgcacccatcggatcatggtaggagcgtctagtagcatcgccccatgatcccctaggtatcactgatagtgcctgcaagaaccagtcgattatgattaacgtacagtacggtcccttcatctcatatatcccgatcgaatctgcaaccattggttcatcgagggttgcatattaattcgataactatgtgataactataatagtggcatcgcgtgtactatttggagaactccttctccaatgtacatctcatactctggccagagattccatgcactattatttcattagatcacataggatatccacacccgtaggtgagcggtgaatccccgactacaatgcactggctcctatatgtgtcgcaactgtacccaacctcgccacctgatgactctcctggagccggtaaacgagtcaaagcacagccctagcatatagagcctcagtgttgtcccgggtcgtaaggactaatggtgtacaatcataaccacggacttatcctctcgatgagtgataaccacttggaaagtccgagggagggttgttcggtataatcatcatatgactacccatctgtatgtttggacatctctatgcccttaccaagaaacgcagtacacaacatcacagatgctagtctcgagctcaagcgacctttatccatgttttaggcggctgaatcgactaggaacgaatttagaatatgcagtgtttacaaatgagtttcaacatcgaattacgattcatttgtattaaagcataatcaaggactttatctatgctgcttgcatgggtaaaCAGATAAAGTAtcacgaaaccattaaaagttaaattatattaaaataaagattgtttattacacttgagtcaacaaattccctagccaaccgttggcttgcagggcatctactctaacaactgGTTAACCCAATTGCCGTAAAACAAGAAGGGCCGAAGACACTAGTGTTCTCTACAAGCATTTTCTTGTAACACTCCTGCTCTGCATTTCTTGAATCTCTTTACACTGATCTCCTTCGCGTTCTTGTTTCTTGCCCCCTTTCAATTTTCTGAGATATTAGAAAGAATGTTATATCAATCAAGACTTGACAAGAATCTGCAACTAGAAACCTAAAACATATGAAGAATCAGCAAAAATATGTAAAATTTTTATTACCTATTGATCTTTTACAGTATAGAATTGCTTCATGGATTGAGCTCTCAACATCACACATACTGAGAAGATTACTAGAATTCGATGGACTCAAACGAGGTGAAGGTTGCGGTGAACTGCTCAAACTCTTGACCCTTTTAAGCGCATGGTAAAGATCAACTTTCTTGCCAATTTGCTTGAGATCATCCCATTCAACAACCGAATAAGCCGAGCTTGGTCTAGGTGACGTCTCGAGTGAGTCCCCCCGGCTTTGAATTTCATTCACTTTCCGTTCAAGATCATCCACTCTATTGCTTTTTCTCGAGCACCCTATCGTTTCGAACAACGGCTTCACAAACCCAAAACATTTTTGTATGATCCTTTTAGATGATTTCCTCCATCTCCCCAGCATGTAATACTGGTTCTTGTCAACAACAAAAGGAGCACTACTTTTTGAAGACGAAACAGGTGATGGCGGGGTAGATAGCGAGGCCTCTTTGAACACTTGGGGTTTCGATCTGTCTACAAACAAAGGCATGATATGCCCATCTGAGAAAATCTCATCTGCGTGAACAAGGGACACAGGAAACGCTGTGACAGGAACATCAAAGTTGAAATTCTCCTCTTTTTCTCCCAATCTTTCGATGACTCGAGGCGTAAAGTTGCTGAGAAACTCGTCAACAGAAGATGGCTTTCTGTCTGTTAACCAACTGTATGAAAAACTTTCAGTCGCTGTTAGTGATTGAGAATTCTCCATAGTGCAAAAAGAACCAAGTGCGGCGGTGTAAGTAAAGCAAGGATGAATTAGGGGCACAAAATTAAATGctttatatattgatatttcgttGGAAATTTAAGCGAGAAATGCTTTGAATTGACTTCAATATTATAGCCTTAGTTCATGGTAACCCATAACTATTTGCTGCATTATATATGGTAATAACTAAAGTTAAGCAATTCCACATGGCATGTTCGATGGTTATATAACAAGAATCTGGTAAATCGAACTTTAGTCTAGGTACACGCTTTGTAACATtaagtaggtctcttgtaagacggtgtcacgaatctttatctgtgagacatgtcaactttaccgatattcacaataaattaaaagtaatactttagcataaaaagtaataattttttatgtatgacccaaataagagatttgtctgaCAAAATAAGATCCgtcagaccgtctcacataatttTTTTGTATGTAACATATCATGCCTTCTTTTTTACCACTCCCATCAAATTATATATGATATAATTTGTTATCTCCTAAGTTCTAAAATTCAGCGATAATCTATTGATTATCTTTTTTGCATGGTTTATTCTTAATTTGTAACAGTCACATTTTTTATATTTGATAAGAAGTCAATCTGCACGTTCATGAATAACTGGAAGTAGAAACCCTAAATtgcatttttaatcatataattTTGTTACTTTGTGAATTTGGTATTCTGTTTCATCAAATTTCGGTTTTAGTCATGTCCAAACACTCAAATATGCCTATAGTACTACCCCAATAAGAAGTTCGTGAGGCTGGTCGTATTTCTTTTACATTTATAATTAAAGCCAATGCTGGGAGAGCGAAGAAAAAATGAATGTTTTGTTAATATATAGGAACAAGAAAGTGTTTATAACGGTAGCGATATAAACAAGAATAGTCATCTGAGCCGCAAATCATATACATACAGAATGAGAATTTGT is part of the Primulina eburnea isolate SZY01 chromosome 1, ASM2296580v1, whole genome shotgun sequence genome and encodes:
- the LOC140813816 gene encoding probable membrane-associated kinase regulator 6 — encoded protein: MENSQSLTATESFSYSWLTDRKPSSVDEFLSNFTPRVIERLGEKEENFNFDVPVTAFPVSLVHADEIFSDGHIMPLFVDRSKPQVFKEASLSTPPSPVSSSKSSAPFVVDKNQYYMLGRWRKSSKRIIQKCFGFVKPLFETIGCSRKSNRVDDLERKVNEIQSRGDSLETSPRPSSAYSVVEWDDLKQIGKKVDLYHALKRVKSLSSSPQPSPRLSPSNSSNLLSMCDVESSIHEAILYCKRSIEN